One window of the Actinomycetota bacterium genome contains the following:
- a CDS encoding alpha/beta hydrolase: protein MIITGSEDVLIPPENSRILAEAIPECRLVIIEGAGHALQLMFPREVAKEVVDFLS from the coding sequence ATGATCATCACCGGCAGCGAGGACGTCCTCATACCCCCCGAGAACTCGCGCATCCTCGCCGAGGCCATCCCCGAATGCAGGCTGGTGATCATCGAGGGCGCGGGCCACGCCCTCCAGTTGATGTTCCCCCGCGAGGTGGCAAAGGAAGTGGTGGACTTCCTCTCCTGA
- a CDS encoding MFS transporter, with product MTSNTARADERLFRRDFVAVCLVNMLAFFSIYLVIPILPVFLEERGYSNALVGAIMSMATVAALLRPLFGRIADLKGRKAALLSGTFVLGASTFLYAAFSTALPLLVIRFLNGLGLAAFHTAAYAVVSDLAPATRRLQAIAFFYISVDVTIAAAPVVARTMESALGFTPVYILASCLAVLAFFSSLLLRETRGAEERAAREKHRVRLTPLQRTVFLTTMGFTLTFGTLQTFIVLSSQKKGLEQGELFFTVFAVTLIVFRLGVGRRADYWERRSLILASAAVTLAGLAILSFAGSMFHLLLGSFLYALGFAYLPTTLSALLLDHTDAADRGAALGIFMAVFDLGIGLGGIALGPLADLWGYTAMYLSGGALACVCLALFAARTASLRERMPR from the coding sequence ATGACAAGCAATACCGCCCGCGCGGACGAGAGGCTCTTCAGACGGGATTTCGTGGCCGTCTGCCTCGTCAACATGCTGGCATTTTTTTCTATCTATCTCGTCATCCCCATCCTCCCCGTGTTCTTGGAGGAACGCGGCTACTCCAACGCCCTGGTGGGCGCGATAATGTCCATGGCCACCGTAGCCGCACTCCTTCGCCCCCTCTTCGGACGCATCGCGGACCTGAAGGGACGAAAGGCCGCCCTGCTCTCCGGGACCTTCGTACTGGGTGCCTCCACCTTCCTCTACGCCGCCTTCTCCACCGCCCTCCCGCTCCTCGTCATCCGCTTTCTGAACGGCCTGGGGCTGGCGGCCTTCCACACTGCGGCCTACGCCGTGGTCAGCGACCTCGCGCCCGCCACGCGGCGCCTGCAGGCCATCGCCTTCTTCTACATCTCCGTGGACGTGACCATCGCCGCAGCCCCCGTGGTCGCCAGGACCATGGAGAGTGCCCTGGGGTTCACGCCTGTTTACATCCTCGCGTCATGCCTGGCCGTCCTGGCCTTTTTCTCCTCCCTTCTGTTGCGTGAGACCCGCGGCGCGGAGGAGCGCGCTGCGCGGGAAAAGCACCGCGTCAGGCTCACCCCGCTGCAGAGGACCGTCTTCCTCACCACCATGGGGTTCACCCTCACCTTCGGGACCCTCCAGACCTTTATCGTCCTCTCCTCGCAGAAAAAAGGCCTGGAGCAGGGAGAGCTCTTTTTCACCGTGTTCGCGGTGACCCTCATCGTCTTCCGGCTCGGGGTGGGAAGGCGCGCCGACTACTGGGAGCGGAGGAGCCTCATCCTGGCCTCCGCGGCGGTCACTCTCGCCGGCCTGGCAATACTTTCCTTTGCAGGCAGCATGTTCCATCTATTGTTGGGAAGCTTCCTCTATGCTCTGGGCTTCGCGTACCTACCCACCACCCTCTCGGCCCTCCTGCTCGACCACACCGACGCCGCGGATCGCGGGGCGGCCCTGGGGATCTTCATGGCGGTGTTCGATCTGGGCATCGGGTTGGGAGGCATAGCCCTCGGACCCCTCGCGGATCTCTGGGGATATACCGCCATGTACCTCAGCGGGGGCGCGCTGGCCTGCGTATGCCTGGCTCTCTTCGCGGCACGCACCGCCTCGTTGCGTGAGAGGATGCCGCGTTGA